TCTCCACAGCCTGCGGATTTGCAGCAAATGAACTCACAGACACTTCCTTGGTTTCCTAATTACATGTAACCAATACCAAAAATTGTAATTCGAACTAAAATAGAAAAACCAAAGTGTAAACAAAAGATCCTTGTGATCGGTCGAAAAACCCAAATGTAAAGGAAAGAACGAATCAAACATATTAAAACATGAACATGGAAAGAGATTCATCAGATTGTAAGAAAACGTCACAAACCTAGGACATTCTTTTCTGGTGATGTTATGGACATCCCTCAGGCGCTGGTCGATGATTCGGCCCAACCTCCCCACCCCAAATTCTCGGACCTTttccaaaatttcaaagaaaataaatgcAAACGAggaacataaatttaaaaaaaaaaatcagaattgAAAATTACGTTAAATTTGCATCCTGGGGTTCTGCTATGTCTCTTACCTTGGAAATTTGAAGGCCTAACAAGAGCTGGGTTGTTCTCCTTTGATCCCATTTCGATCACCTCCAATAGGAAATCACCATCAAACaacagaaataaaattaaaaaaaaaaagccccaaattaaaatttgaatgaaatcAGAAAAACTCATGATCTAGAACACGAAGAACAATAAGAAAACGTCCGAAAATCTGAAACAATCGAAACCCAGAACAttcgaaatttaaaaaaaaaccgaaagaTCGAaagaaacccacaaaccttGAAGAGAAATCAAGGGACTTGATCAAAGTAAGGCAAATATCAAAGCTTTGAATCTTCAAATTCCCGAGAGAGAAATGAAAGGCATAGgagcagctctctctctctctctctctctctctctctctctctctctgtgcttCTGTGTTTCTTGTTGGGTTCTTTAAAAGGGGTTCTTATGCATTAATCAGATTCATTTtcgaagagaaaaggaaaaataaattttgaaaaaagggAATTTGGGAGAGGGGCATGTGCTCGTCTCGTTTTGAATATAACGGCTACTAATTCCTGACCGTCGGATCTTAATACTACCGAAAAGTCTCGATGGTCTGTCTCTAACGGCTATCTCTCTTTTGTGCTCCGTGCCCTATTTATTATTTCAAATGTTTTTTGTAGGCCTCAGGCCTTTTTATGGTTTTTTGGTTTTATTAAATGGGCTGGGCCTTTGACCTTTTTGTATCTAATAATAAGCCCGTTAACTACGCTATGCGCTAATGATTTGGCATTTTCATAGGGTCATTTTTGGAAATTGCCCCTAATCTCATAGAAGCTCCATGTGCCTCACaccaaatttctaattttacgCACAAAAatccaacaaagaaaaataataattttaccaaaaaaataaacctttataaaaaaaaattcttccgTAATTTCGAACCTAGAATATCACgtgtaataataattttttaatcatttGAGCTACAAGCTTTGCTGAACTATTTTCCTATATTTCCATGTCAACCGTAAACACAGAGTGCTGATGGATTCAAGATATTGGAGTTTTTGAGTAAAAATATAATTGTAGCTCATTGTCTTGTATTAATCACCATCAAAATATTTACTCACTTTATAAGACTTTGTATCAAAAAATTTACTCACTTTATAAGACTTTGTCCTCCTTACAAAGTGATTTGAGCGAGGGAGTTTAACACCTAACGAATTGGTGTTGGTTGTAGTTTGTAATTTCAATAAGAAAACGAAAAACATTACAAGAAAAAGGCCTTTCGACAAGCGAAAGATCACAATTTGTCATCATCGTAGGGTCTCAATCTACTAGGACCATATGTAAACTCTCTATGGAAACATAGCCTTGGTATccggatcctctctggatcctctTTGTTAGGAtcttaaaaatttataaatcatGTCCATTTATCATACATCGTACGGTCAAAAATGAACCGCGCAATTTACAATAAACAGACACGATTCATAGATcttcaaaattctcacaaagaagatcgTGATGAATATGGTGATTGGAGACACCTTTATAGGATAAACATATTCCATGCAGGTGCATCGTAACTCCTATCTTCAGTATAATTTTTAGAAGTTAACGCATCCATTGCAAAATTAGCTTCCCAAAACACATTGGTTGTAACTTTTATGAATggcaaacataaaataaatcataaattatatttataaGAGCAAACATAAAAATGAATTTATACAAAATCACTACATAAAAATGTACAAACGAAAATAGAGTGCAAACTTCCTACatacatttctttttttttttctcgtttTTTTTCACAATCCAAATTAATTACCTCCGGCTCAAAACCCTACCCCAGCCGCGCCGACTCCCATCGCAGCCTGCCTGTGCGGCTCCAGCTTCCTATTCTTCCAAAAACACGTCTCCGGCGCCGCTGCAAGCTTAGCCGCCGACCTCATCGGCTCGGACTTGCATCGGGTCAGCACGAAGGGCTCATAAGCAGCGGACCCCACCAGCTTCTGCCCGATCATCGTCGCCATCGACTGAACCGGAAATGAACAAGACGACCTAGGCGGCTGCATCGTTATCGGCTGCTGAACCACCGGCGCCAGAGGAGGCTTCGAGTCGATGCTCACCCGCTTCTTCGCCTTATCCGGTCCGTCGATTTTCTTGACGTGTCGTTCCGGCAGGCACCGGATGAAGTCCGTGCTGCACACCCAAGTCTCCTTCGACACCTCCATTGACAGCTTCGGCTCGCACATCATTAACAGCAGGCAGTCCGGTAACACCGACTTTTGACCGGCGTTCTTGGACCCGGCACCCAGTTGGGTATTCGGGTTATCGAGTTCCGGTTCATGTTCTGGCTCCGGTTCGGGTTCGGGTCTATCTACCATCACTGTCTCTGTTTCTTCCTCCGTTGACTCCTCTGCAACTTCAGCCTCTGTTTTCTCTTCTAGTTCTTCCGACTGTACAGAGTCAATGGAAGATTCTGGAACCTTCGCCTCACTCacctcctcttctctctcttcatcttcttcttgttcttgctGCGCTTGTTCTTCAAGTTCCATATTTTCCGGATCTACGACAACTTCAGTCGAACACGTATCTTCCGACACTGCTCTCTGTCCTGTCGCATCCGATTCTTGTTCCTCATCTTGTTCGAAAAACTCTTCTTCCACTTGGCATTCGACTTTCTCTTCGATCTGTCGCACTTCATCGAAAATTTGCAGACATTTTTCTGGGTTCTCACCCAAATCTTCTTTCAATTCCTCGTCTTCTTCAAAACCCAAACTTTCTAGTTCTTCCAACTCTCCATGCTCTTTGCCTTCTGTAACCCATTCCTCACACTCTCCATCCTCCCGCTCCGCCGCCTCCGCCTCCAACCCAGTTTCCATTTTCTCAACCACTTCTCCAGCACCTTTCTCTGCTTTTACATTACTACCCTCATTGTTCTCCTCTTGATCTTCTTGTTCATTTTCCTCAGCAGCAGCAGGCATCTCCCAGAATCTATTAGCAAGAGCAGCCATTTTAACCGGATCAGATCTACACCTCATGAGCAAAAGAGCATTCTTCGGAGGCGCACAAATACTCACTCtccctcctccttcctcctcctccactcCACCCTCATTGAATCTCTCTTCCTTGAACTCAATCCCTTCAAACAACTGCCTCCGCTGGCTACGGCCGCCGCTACTATCGCTATCCTTCTCCGTCCTCTCCTGATCTTCCTCCACCACCAGCTCAATCTCCCTCCCTTTCCCGTCCCCGTCTTGCAACGCCACAAACCACCGCGCAAAAACCGCACCGCAAGAAGACGAGCCTCCACCCTCTGACCTCACCTCCTTACTACTACTactctcttccttctccttgtcaTTCGCCAAACACGAAGACCGGTTCGGAAACAGGCAGTTAAACTCCGACCCAAAAGCCCTCAGGGCCTCGCAAATCGTCAGGGGAAGATGAACCCACCTCTGGTTCCTCTGCCTCAAGCATTCCTGCTGATTTTTACTATGACTACTACTTATCTGGTGATTCGGAAAGTGCAAACCTTGGAAGTTGTTGTTGTAAAGATCTTGACTTTGAGTAGCTGAGTTGTTGTTGGAGCTCTCTGTTCTTCTGAAACTCGCCTCGCTTCCCCTGCGTCTGGATCTGGTAATTATCCTCATTTTCTTGCCCTGTTTCTTGGTCTTCACCCTCACCTGTCCGATACACGTGACTTTAGGGGAGGAGGGTTCTGGGTTTTCGATACCACACCCGCGTTTTTTGTTTGTACCGCCGTTCGGGAACATCGGAGAGGCTTGGCCACCCTTGATGCTACCGCTGGTTTTGAGGCGGCGGCTGAGGGAAGAGGAGAGGGAGATTTGGGAGTTAGGGTCTCCGCCTCTGGCGTGGCCGGGGCTGAGGAGGGACTTGGAGGAGAGCTTCAtggatgaggaggaggaagagaggcGGGATGTGGTGAAGCAGATGAAGAGCTCGCTGGTGGATGTACTAGCTGTGCTGCTGCTGCTTTTGGTGCGATGGGGTCTCTGATCTGACTCCATTGTTTCTACTCATTCTAACTTTTTACTGAGCTGTGGATGTGGCATTAGCATAAACAGAGGACGATTGGCTGTGAGGTGAGGTGAGGTGAGGTTATGATTGATGAAGATTTGTTTGGTTTGTATGGTGGGTTATGCTGCTGcagagaatagagagagagagagagagagagagagttattgGTAATGGAAGGGTGACAGAATGGAGTTTGTCTTTATCATAATGTAACCGAGTAATGTAAGGATCTGGTTACGTTGGGCCTCTCCTTGCCGTGCATGCGTTATAATTACATCATAATAATACCCTTGGTGTTGTTTACACCATATAAAGGGTATTGCTATCCACGCTCGCATTTTTACTTCTAAAACATTCTTATAAATTTTCAATCATTAGATTAAattaattgaagaaaatcaataatcaaaattaataaGAATGTGAGGTaaaatgagtgtgtgaataAGGGTGAGAGGtaaaatatggtacaaatatGTCATTTAGTTGTATTTTATTCACTTATAAGTTAgatatttgaatttgaattttataGACGAGAGTTTGATAATACATTCTCTCTATAGTGTAAATAAATTATTCATAAAAATTGTGATGCAAATATGTTATAAGCGTAATATTGCTTTCATAGAATATCACTTAGATGTTATGATGTATTGTGTTGTGTGTAGGTAGATGGATAGTTGGAGTACTTAATAGGTTGGGGTGTTTTAACACTTGGGTTACTTAAACTCTCACAGGATATCAATCCAAGTGTCATGATGTGTTGTGTGTTGGTAAATGAATAGTAGGAGCATGTAGTATTTTAGATGTTTTAAccgttaaatttttattttaaaatacaaaaattaaaacctaaccattaagaaacccaaaaaaaattggaGTCAGCATGCACGGGGTTTTTGCTTTTTAGATTTCGCCTTTAGGTGGAATCTTGGTATGCAAATGTGAAAgtcaaggaaaagaaaagagagtccACCAAAGATAGGCGAATGAACGAGTAAGCTTCTATCCCTTCCTATTCTAATTCCCTTTCTCTTCtccttttacattttattttttatcttattttttctataaaaatt
This window of the Malus domestica chromosome 03, GDT2T_hap1 genome carries:
- the LOC103431287 gene encoding uncharacterized protein, with the protein product MESDQRPHRTKSSSSTASTSTSELFICFTTSRLSSSSSSMKLSSKSLLSPGHARGGDPNSQISLSSSLSRRLKTSGSIKGGQASPMFPNGGTNKKRGCGIENPEPSSPKVTCIGQVRVKTKKQGKKMRIITRSRRRGSEASFRRTESSNNNSATQSQDLYNNNFQGLHFPNHQISSSHSKNQQECLRQRNQRWVHLPLTICEALRAFGSEFNCLFPNRSSCLANDKEKEESSSSKEVRSEGGGSSSCGAVFARWFVALQDGDGKGREIELVVEEDQERTEKDSDSSGGRSQRRQLFEGIEFKEERFNEGGVEEEEGGGRVSICAPPKNALLLMRCRSDPVKMAALANRFWEMPAAAEENEQEDQEENNEGSNVKAEKGAGEVVEKMETGLEAEAAEREDGECEEWVTEGKEHGELEELESLGFEEDEELKEDLGENPEKCLQIFDEVRQIEEKVECQVEEEFFEQDEEQESDATGQRAVSEDTCSTEVVVDPENMELEEQAQQEQEEDEEREEEVSEAKVPESSIDSVQSEELEEKTEAEVAEESTEEETETVMVDRPEPEPEPEHEPELDNPNTQLGAGSKNAGQKSVLPDCLLLMMCEPKLSMEVSKETWVCSTDFIRCLPERHVKKIDGPDKAKKRVSIDSKPPLAPVVQQPITMQPPRSSCSFPVQSMATMIGQKLVGSAAYEPFVLTRCKSEPMRSAAKLAAAPETCFWKNRKLEPHRQAAMGVGAAGVGF